Genomic window (Geotrypetes seraphini chromosome 6, aGeoSer1.1, whole genome shotgun sequence):
CTTCAAGGTCACTTGAATGTAGATAGCCTAATAAAGTGTGACCAGGGTCTCCAGGGAATCACATGATTTAGGCTTACCTGAGGGTGTTCAGAGCTTCGGGGTTCAACCAGTCTTTCCAAGCATCAGCCATGGCTTCATACAACCAGTGTGAGGACTGATTGCCTTGTATGTAGGGTGGTGGGAAGCTGTTCACAGGTACGCTCTCATGGTTGCCCACAGCTGGGTAGATTGGAATGTGGCCCAGGTACTTGCGTATGAGGTTGGTGATGTTCCTGAATACCCGCAGCTGATCTGTGCGACTTTGTTCCCAGATGTTATGTGCTGGAATGTCTCCAGTCCAGTAAACATAGTGGAAGGGGCCGGAAATGGCCAGATGCTGAAGTAGGTTTTCAATGGTGTGCAGTGGAAGGTCACATTTGCTGTACTCCCCCCAGTAGCCAGCTTTCCAGTGGCCTACCCTACTCCTGTTGCGGCAGCACAGCGACTCCTTGCAGTTGGGGTTGCTGCCTGGGGTATATTCCCGGTCCCAATGGATATCTGTGAGGTACAGCACATGGCTGGTGGGGGAACCAGGCTGCGGGGGTAGTGGTGGTTTGATTGGTGGCTTGGGTGTATCTGGCAAAGTAACGTTCCAATCTGAGAAGATGTCCCAATGCCCACAGGAATTGTTCAGCAGTAATCCACAGAACTCGTCTGGCTGGAGGACAGAGTGAACCCAAACATAGATCACGTCCTCTTTGAAGAGCTGGACAGTGCTAGTACACTCACGATCATCTCCTATCTTCAGCTTTCTACACACCCAGGCAACCATGTTTGCTATATGGTCCATGTTGTCCACAGTCTGTGccagaaaaaaaggaagagagggaaaCCATGTTAATAAGAAGAAAGGGTTGGGAGAGGTGGATGAAAAGAGAGAGACACACTGAGGTGAGAGATCCAATGAGAAGCTTCAGTCAGTGGGTTTCAGACAGAGAATGTTTCTAGGGCCATGCAATTTCCTACAAGTACATGGAACAGAGACTGAAGATCAGAGCAAATTCTCCAGagacacaaaagaaaaataacacaGTAAAAGATGAGGGGGTAGGAATGGAAAGAATACACTTTTATTTCCAGGCCAGGTCCCTCATCAGAGATCCAGATGTTCAATGTACAGTAAACCAGATGATGAGAGAATCAGTCACATTATCATTACAAAGTTCAGGCTGATTGAAAATTAACAGGGCAAAGCAGTTTGGTTAAGTGCAGGACGCAATTTCATGGCACAGAAATGTCCTGATTGCCCAGTTGGTGCTGACATTCAGGCTGGCTGGCCGGCCAGCCATGGTTTTAAGGGCATAAGAACATATGCAATGACACCTTGTTTTTGGCTGGCTACATTTTGTCCAGTAAACACTTTAGACAGGATAAAATTTAGggtccaatattcagccagttgTGATCGGCGTTCAGCTGACTACTAATAGCTGATTGAGTGCAATATtcagaacctaagaatagccatactgggtcagaccaatggtccatcaagcccagtagcccgttctcacggtggccaatccaggtccctagtacctggccaaaacccaaggagtagcaacattccatacagaatcccaaggaatagcaagattctagaatcccaaagagtagcaacattccatatagaatcccaaggaatagcaagattccagaatcccaaagagtagcaacattccatatagaatcccaaggaatagcaagattccagaatcccagagtaacaagattctagaatcccaaagagtagcaacattccatatagaatcccaaggaatagcaagattccagaatcccagagtaacaagattctagaatcccaaagagtagcaacattccatatagaatcccaaggaatagcaagattccagaatcccagagtaacaagattctaaaatcccaaagagtagcaacattccatatagaatcccaaggaatagcaagattccagaatcccagagagtaacaagattccagaatcccagagagtagcaacattccatatagaatcccaaggaatagcaagattccagaatcccagagagtaacaagattccagaatcccagagagtagcaacattccatatagaatcccaaggaatagcaagattccagaatcccagagagtaacaagattccagaatcccagagagtagcaacattccatatagaatcccaaggaatagcaagattccagaatcccagagagtaacaagattccagaatcccagagagtagcaacattccatatagaatcccaaggaatagcaagattccagaatcccagagagtaacaagattccagaatcccagagagtagcaacattccatgctagcgatccggggcaagcagtggcttcccccgtgtctctctcaataacagactaactAGCTATAAATTGCTGCATAAAGggtaaagggaatgggacttgatataccaccttttctgGGTCTGGTTATAATCCCAGTGGTTGATATATTTTACACCTGGGGCaatgacaagttaaatgacttgtccagagtgacaagaagctgcagtgggaatcaaactcacaacttcagggtgccgacgcgctgctttaaccactagttggaacctaaggacagtactagGTGacctttacagtctatggctcaGAAATGCAAAAAAGACCATTGAATTTCATCAAGagtttataatgcatgtaactattgggcagactgtgTGGACCGTCCAGGTCTTAATCTGCTACATTTCACATGGaaagggacttgatataccactttttctctGTGTGGTTTATGTATTTTAGGCAGAAGTGTTTTAGAGtgacaagaagctgcagtgggaatcaaatccacaaccacagggtgcggAGGCATctgctctaccactaggccactcttaaGCAATCCTATTTATGTGATGACCTTAGTTGTTAAGTGCCAGCTCCACCCTGCAAGGCCCCCCAAATAACCAGTTAAGTGTCAGTGAAAATTAGTGGTTAGTCCCAAACAGGCAATTTAATTTATGAAATAGGTcatatagaaatatattttggaggaatgatagaaatatgtatggaaaaatTAGAATTGTGAATCCAATTATAATGAATAtctttttgtattatattattatatatttatttgattccttcaataaaatgttataaattaaaatttgCATCTGGTGAATAGATAAATTCTGTCCTTCTGAGTTGATGCCCAGGCTAAATGTATCAGTttaaaccagcggtctcaaacacgtggcccatgggctgcatgcggccccccagggactattttgtggcccgtgatctgtcctcgcctaaagcaggggtccccaatctgcttcccttcccactgctcTCCCCCAAGCCGCCGCAATCAGGGAATAGGCCGCCACTGCcacaatcagggaacaggccagcgccaagaaacatagaacatagaaagatgacggcagaaaagggccaaggccaaGGCCAAGgcccaattgctgcctggctggcccggaagttcctccccgacgttagaattgacattgggtggcgtgaattggtcggccccgtgctggggaagataagcagggagagttaagacctcggcgctggcctgttccccgattgtggcggcggCAGCCTGTTTcctgattgcggcggtggcggcctgttcccgaatagtggtggcttgggggaggacagggagatataaagaaagaaaggagggacagggagatagaaagaaagaagggaaacgggacacagacagaaaggggcatagagaaagaaaaaaagaaagaaagggagcacggagagagagaaagacagacatatagaaagaatgggggcatggatagagagaaagaaagaagggggcagggtgaaagaaataaaaagttgggggagggaaggagacagatgccagaccaggggaaaggaaggaaggaaggaaggagagagagaaaggaaagatattaaactttaaatgtgagggctgcagaaaaaatagttaatgacaactttgcatgaggtaaaactctttatagtttataaatctttcctttaactgttaaattctaatcctgagtgatgtagaatgggtaaaagcgaatagaatgttaggtataatcaagaagggtattactaccagaacaaaagaagttatcctgccattgtatcgggcgatggtgcgttcgcatctggagtactgcgtccaatattggttgccataccttaagaaggatatggcgttactcgagagggttcagaggagagcgacacgtctgataaaagggatggaaaacctttcatatactgagagattggagaagctgggtctcttttccctggagaagaggagacttagaggggatatgatagagacttacaagatcatgaagggcatagagagagtagagagggacagattcttcacactttcgaaaaataagagaacaagagggcactcggaaaagttgaaaggggacagattcaatacaaatgccaggaagttcttctttacccaacgtgtggtggacacctggaatgcgctttcagagagcgtaatagggcagagtacggtactggggttcaagaaaggattggacaatttcctgctggaaaaggggatagaggggtatagatagaggatcactgcacaggtcctggacctgttgggccgccacgtgagcggactgctgggcacgatggaccccaggtctgacccagcagaggcattgcttatgttcttatgttcttaatttttaaaataattgcaGAGACTAGGGCACATTCTTTTAAGTTACAGGTAAgtacctttaaaaccaataggaggactattttttcactcaatgaatagctAAGCTCTGAAATTTGTAGCTAGAGTGCTAACAGCAGTTAAAAAAAATGTctggtcaagtttctggaggaaaagtccatagtttgctattgaaacAGGCatcggggaagccactgctgtccCTAGGATCGATAGAATGGAATGATGCCACTCTTTCAAATTCCGGAATGTTGCCACGTAatcgtgacctggattggctattgttggaaacaggatactgggtctaagctagtaaggctagtcttatttatttatttatgtaattaaTTTTCTATAACgttctcagaacggtttacatgagtttattcaggtacgcaagcatttttatGATTATTACACTGTTCTGTATTTTAGCATTGATAGTTATTCATCTAAAGGAGTTGTACTTATTTTGAAAAGCTCAATAAACATAACACTTTTCTGTGTGTGAGAGAAGCTTCTATTCACGCAGCTGTTCCTGTGATGATGAATCAAGAAACCACATCCTGTTCAGCAAGAAAAACACACTCTGGTAGATGACAGACAGAACACGACACCGTCCACCTCATACACACACTGAGCCCAGAATCAAATGAGAATGTATAAGAGAGTgaaataagaagaaaataaacCCACAGATCCATCAATCACACACTACTGTCTTCAATCCACCTTTGCTCTTCGTCCTTCATACAATGTCATCCTGAGGAACCATCTGATTAATACAGCCCCTCTTTATAAcactgggaggggaaggggggtcaggGGGCTACTTCCTCTGAGAAAATGACCCAGTGGGTAGCCATGAATGCAACACTGACCTGGTAAAACAGTAGCCGTATTCTTCACACACTTGCCTTccagtggaggtgatggagacactGTCTGACTTCAAGAAAGTGAGGGACAGGAACGTGGAAGCAGCGGGTCGGAGGATGAAGCTTTTCCTCCTCAGTACAAACAGGACTTAATAGTGactagctatatatatatatatatattttttttttttttttttttttggggggggttatttGGCTCTTTTGTATCTTGATTTTGACCCTTGGCCTAAGTTTTGTTTggaacccactatttacccttctccattgagaatattgaccatttaaatgcagtctctgttttctgtctttcaatccacaaaaggacattaccttatttatttatttaaaaatttatattgcaCATAttagctatgtggtttacaaaattacaaacaGTACCAAATCAGGTCAGTACAAGATTAACATAGGAAGGGATTAACAGTCAAACATTTTCAACTTAGTCCTAAACTTCATCCTGCCAGGAttatctttcatgaggtactttttcaaatgccttttggaaatccaaatacacaatatcaaccggttcacctttatccagtACAttggagttacagcctcagcaccctggggttgtgggttcaaaccccgcactgggcaagtcactcagtcctccttagtcccaggtacattcgatagattgtgagcccaccaggacagacagggaaaatgcttgagtacctgattgtaaaaactacttagataaccttgataggtcgtctataaaatcctaataaaacttgattggtgagacaagatttcccttgactagaACCATGTTGGTCTTTTCTCATTAATCCACGCGTGCGTATCTCTAGCTATAacttcctggatcacctctggaaccctttttaaaaactggtgtCACATTGGTAATCCTTAACATTTAACCTAGAGCACATGGCTCGTTGCCTTTTCCGTAAGAAACTAAACAGGATgcgcttcagaaaaaggaggacagatagcaACGGCAGTCAAACCTATATGTCTCAAttcgtcctccttttttctggagccaaatagTAAAGCTAGGGCAGAGGTCACCACTCATTTTTAAGTGAGGACCGTTTTGGGTCCACAAGGGCcaaaggagagctgacaaatatcttcccgCTTGGGCCATGATAGCAataatgcttctcaacattccttCCTTCCAGAACACCTGGACGATGTGGTTTTCAATCCGGGGGTGGAACAGAATGGGATGATTTAGCGTGAGTGTTTCATCACGGCCACAATGAAGCAACTGAGATCAATCATCCTCTCCACGACAGCCACAATGAATTGTTCCTCTCCTTCTAAAATACTTCTTGAGCAGTATCTTCCAGCCCCTCCTTggccggccttggctcccttttgaTGTCACCTTCCTAGTTACGGGACTGcgacgtgacatcagaggggagctgaggctggcgcgTGCAGGAGGTAGAAGATGCTGTTTTCAAGAGCTATGAGGGGCAAGGGAGTGGGGGGATGTGAGGGGTGGAAAGGTTAGAgaggctctttccaactattccatagacacctgaaaacttccccctaccaccaactcccactgtgcttcccttttaatttttgtaaaccatgtcgagctctatatttatagagacgatgcggtatataagcttaaggtttagtttagtttagatagggAAGGGCTGTTTAACCTTTCAAACATATACAAGAAGatgcttggacaagttcctggaggaaaagtccaaaataAATGGGAGAAGCATTGCTCTTCCCTGGAACTGAACAGTGGGAAACAGCCGTGGGATACTTGTGACCCAGACTGGGCACCGTTGGAGCAGGAGGCCACAACAAGGCTGACATATTTGAAGCTACATATACCGCACGTCTGAAATGTACCCAGTGCAGAAAGGGACAGAATTGAATACAAACACAAAGATTAAAACCCACAATTCCCATCAACCATCCCCATAACACACCTAAACAATGAGCTTTTAAGCCCTGTTACATGCCAAGAAAGTGAAACTCCTTTAAGCAGAAGATTGGTCAGTGTTGCACTCCTTACTCTCGCTGGAAGGTTTTGGGCTGGTGCCTGGCCTTAGTTTACATCTGGAGAAGTTTAAAGCTCACTCACACAGTAACCACGGTCCTCggcttttcaagatttccacaataccTATGCATCCGATTGACTTGCATTATCGCTTCCATTGGATGCAAATCAATGTCATGCaagttcattgtggaaatcttgaaaagctGACAGGGTCGTGGCCCCTGCTATATACATGCTTTGGCCAAAATTAAATCAGCAAACTTTGCCCCTATAAGAATTACCAAGGAAGTAATCGGTGGCATCCGCTGCCAGCCACAAAGGCCTCCTGAATACCATCACGTGTCCCCTGATGTACGAGGGCAGTTCGGTAAGAAAAcaagttaaagaaatattttgaaaaatttgGCAAAACCTAATTTTCCAATGGGATGGAAAAACGGAAAGCTTCAAGCTTAGGAGAAGACCTCAGAGCCCCTGACGAAGCCCTGTTAAGACGGGTGAAACGGAGGCCCCGTTGGGCACAAGTGCAGGTTTAAATATTTGAGCACTATCTTTTTGCTTACACATCTCTTTAAATTGATCTGTGTGAAATCAAAGTTACTAACATTTCTAAGCAAGCTTTTGGGGCTTGACCTGATCTTTTAGTCTGATTTATCCGTCACATTGGCTTAAAAAAAAGGTCTGTGAGGTCTTCCCCTAAGTTTTATGCTTTTGGTTTGACAGATCAGCAGTTCCTTGTGCTTTAGGCTTGGTGGTGCAGTTTGATACAACGGAAAAAGTGGACACATGCTGGACTAAGCGACCAGCCCTTAATGGAGACTATGTTGAGAAATAAAACTCTAGATTGATACTGAACTATTCAAACCAGCAGCTCTGACTCTGACCTGGAACTGGAATTGCACAAACAGGGCAATTCCGGCTAAGCTTGGACTAAAGTCAGCTTAACATTCCTCCCTGATGTCAGGATTTTACCTCCAGTTCAAGATCGATGATATGGAACAGGATTTTACACGCTTGACAAGTGAGATTCCTCCATCCAAACTGCATTCCCAGTTTCGGCAGGATGTGGCGCAGGTGGGATCCCAGAACGTCCTTGTGCTGGATGACTGGGTGAGCATTTCCAGGACGGGGCATGACAAAGAAACAGAAGCAGCTCAGACTTAGCCAGAAACCTCTTACAGATGGCATTTTGTCAGTCCAGGGTGCCCACAGCTTTCCTACTCTTCCCTGAGCACCTGTAATAGACACAACAGCCGGAGAAGCCCCCCTCACATGTCAGTGTCCATTACACCAGAATGACTGGGGTATTACTGAGTGCTTACTCCCTCCACTAGCCTGCCTGATTTCTCTTTTGCACCCTCTGCCTGTCTCTTTGTTTCTGAtctatcttctctctgcctgtTCTTCTCATAGACTGCCTGTCTCTCTGTCACTCTCCTTTTCTCTTAGActcttccggtccctctgttcCTGATCTCTCCACCTGTTCCTCTGTCACTCTCCTTTTCTCATAGACTCTGACGGTCTCTCTGTTACTGATCTCTCCGCCTGTTCCTTTgtcactctcctttcctcctaccTAGCCTCTGTCGGTCTCTCTGTCCTGTGGTTGATCTCGCCGCCTGTTCCTCTGTCACTCTCCTTTTCTCTTAGACTCTGCCGGTCTCTCTGTTACTGATCTCTCTGCCTGTTCCTTTgtcactctcctttcctcctaccTAGCCTCTGTCGGTCTCTCTGTCCTGTGGTTGATCTCTCCACCTGTTCCTTTgtcactctcctttcctcctaccTAGCCTCTTTCGGTCTCTCTGTCCTGTGGTTGATCTCTCCACCTGTTCCTTTGTCACTCTCCTTTTCTCGTAGACTCTGACGGTCTCTCTATTCCTGATCTCTCCACCTGTTCCTCTGTCACTTTCCTTTTCTCTTAGACTCTGCTGGTCCCTCTGTTCCTGATCTCTCCGCCTGTTCCTTTGTCACTCTGTCCTGTGGTCAATCTTTCTGCCTgttcctctctgtctctctgcctccTTGTTCTCTGGTTGTTTCCGGTCTCTCCGCCCTCTGGGTTTTCTATTCTTCTCCCCTCTGCTTCTCGCTGCAGCTTCTTTCTCATGTGACACGATCAGCTGAGTTGTGGGGCAGGACCAGAGGAGGGGCAGAGGCAGCTCTGGAGAAAATTCAACACTGATATAACTTTATTGGACTGACAAGTGTGTCTATTTCCAAAGTGATTGCAATAGAGCACAACacatttctcttctctccccagAATTATACAGAGTTTTTCCTGCTCATTCTTTGAGGTTTTTCTCTTAGTGTTCACTGATCTCTTTGTATTATCCACAGTACAGTCTACagtttatttgaaatttgataaaaacgcttatAAAACTTTCAAAGCGctgtacataattttaaaaatggggTACAAAACATACcgataaataaagaaaaatgcaTACATGACACATaacactgagctctggaacaaccttatctcccctcttcggaacttgagctctctccaagttttccgcaaacatctgaaaacctggcttttctcaaaaaatgtaagtctccctccaacttaggaatcaaggaaactcttatatcttggcatcccaagtcctctaaattttcttcccacttctacctctaaccctctgttgtagttccttcctatttctcctactgtaaaccgtgtcgagctctacgaacgtggagatgatgcggtatacaaacctaaggattagattagattagattagataacagACAACGACGTACAGGAAGAAAAGGAATAGAGGGAAAGAACTACTGAAGAATGGTAGGAGGGAAAGTTGACATTGCAGGAGAAGACGAAGGGAAGAGGATCAGTTATTAAGACCTGACGAGGAAAGGAGATTGCTCTGTGTGGGGCAGTGGTTTGTgctacagtctcagcatcctGAATTTGTGGGTTCAAGTCCCGTGCTGCTGCTACATTAGCATgggagccccccaggacagatggggaaaattgcttgagGACCTGAAGGTGAACACAAAAGTGGTGAAGAAGAGACGCTATCAACaccttttatttctttcattttattcttcTACTACTAGgaatgatttctatagcgctaccagacgcacgcagcgctgtacagagtcacaaaaaaaaaaaaagacagtccctgctccaaagagcttacagtctaaacagacaaacaggatgtcatggatacagttaagggggcagaggggagcacaggacaataagccattgtgacatcactgatgaggttggctcttattggtggaatgaggcattatgacatcacaagctcagctctgcctcccaaagactgaaactcttcccaCCACTACGCACGCAGCGctgaacagagtcacaaagaagaagacagtccctgctccaaagagcttacagtctaaacagacaaacaggatgtcatggatacagttaagggggctgggttggagggcagatggGAGCACAGGACaataagccattgtgatatcactgatgaagttggctcttattggtggaatgaggcattatgacatcacaagctcagctctatTTCCCAAAGacggaaactcttcacactactactatgaattatttctatagcgctaccagacgtaagcagcgctgtacagagtcacaaagaagacagtccctgctccaaagagcttacaatctaaacaaacaggatgtcctggatatagttaaggggaagggttcatctgctggctgggttgaagggcagaTGCAGAGTGGGAGGGAGTCTCCAGGATGCTACCATTCCCTCACAGTGTCAGAACCATCTAATCATAGGTCGTTTTTCCTTCGGGGGAAGGGACTCAGGAAGGAGGAGTCAGGGGAGTATAAGAGACGGGGCCAGAACTAGGTTAGAGAGCTCCAGAGGGAGAAGGGTAGGGTTAcccgacatgtcctctttttagaccactgtccaggcatccggatggTTTTTCCAAACCTGGCaatttgtctggattttgaaatcTGTTGAGCTCGGGGcccatgtctggagggcatcaTGATGCATCCAtacatgcacagatgccttccTGGCAGCGGAGGactgggctgggtgcagagttgaGGGTGGAGCTGAGGCGTAACAGGGCATCTGGATTTTACTGATGTGGCCCTAAAGAGATGACGTTTGTGTGGGACCAGggttgggggcagaacagggcggggaagtgcatcctctttttttgtttaattAAAAACCTGGTAACCCTAAAGAAGGGGGAAGAAGTGGCCCCAGcatacttaacgtgaccatttattttttccctcaaaacaggacatctactaatttccgccctagccccgccccgccccctgctgcctgctctggttgggcaggagggcatgtgcACATGCGGTGCGCCCAAAggcgattttgagggaggctttttgGGTTGCTCTAtagtgcagatataaattctcaaaatggacacattttgatcactaaattgaaaatatatttatgtttattaaaaactttctataccgtataacagcctaaaaaaggatccgagtggtgtacaatatataatacacattcattaagaaaggaactccatttaaaaataggatagaaaagaataaaaacaaaaggtaagaaaaccaTTTTTTCCCCTAAAATACTAAGCCATTAACATCttcataataatcataataattctaataacaattctaataaaaacaatcaaatctcagtaaaccataattaatacagttaaaaattttccatacctttgttgtctggtgatttcatgagtctctggttgcacttccaactgcctgtgcatccaatatttcttcccttctttctgcctcctgcatgctttctctcctccagacc
Coding sequences:
- the SMPD1 gene encoding sphingomyelin phosphodiesterase is translated as MPSVRGFWLSLSCFCFFVMPRPGNAHPVIQHKDVLGSHLRHILPKLGMQFGWRNLTCQACKILFHIIDLELETVDNMDHIANMVAWVCRKLKIGDDRECTSTVQLFKEDVIYVWVHSVLQPDEFCGLLLNNSCGHWDIFSDWNVTLPDTPKPPIKPPLPPQPGSPTSHVLYLTDIHWDREYTPGSNPNCKESLCCRNRSRVGHWKAGYWGEYSKCDLPLHTIENLLQHLAISGPFHYVYWTGDIPAHNIWEQSRTDQLRVFRNITNLIRKYLGHIPIYPAVGNHESVPVNSFPPPYIQGNQSSHWLYEAMADAWKDWLNPEALNTLRLGGFYTVKLNPGLRLVSLNMNFCALGNFWLLINSTDPAGQLQWLVGVLQDAEDHKEKVHIIGHIPPAYCLRSWSWNYYHIVNRYESTISAQFFGHTHLDEFEMFYDEETLTRPVSVAFLSPSVTTYINLNPGYRVFHIDGNYPESSHMVLDHETFILNLTKANANSSSQPVWERLYGAREAFNMETAFPLAWDNLLQRFLNDDGLFQKFWYFYHKGHEQEVCRNVCKTTLLCQLRTGRADDPRLCEHLKLEVPPDSFQRRWKRPRFC